Proteins from one Nitrobacteraceae bacterium AZCC 2146 genomic window:
- a CDS encoding putative iron-regulated membrane protein (product_source=COG3182; cog=COG3182; pfam=PF03929; superfamily=103501; transmembrane_helix_parts=Outside_1_112,TMhelix_113_135,Inside_136_159,TMhelix_160_182,Outside_183_302,TMhelix_303_325,Inside_326_349), whose protein sequence is MIFHHEIDEWLGYAPAHEVPPPGAAKLGYEAIGRAALEKYPGQVLLYLGTDKDEPGIVFAFTNRAVDGKPDDTTVTSFDAYSGKPLGLAGTGPMLVVLKLHTDLYLGQPGILFMGAMGFLFMVAIVSGVVLYWPFTRRLSFATIRSEKTRRIVWLDWHNLLGIVTVVWALVVGGTGVLNTLAEVMLNQWKSTELAAMVAASAGKSKPDRLASLDVVAGNAMSAAPGMEIGFIAFPGTPFTSSYHYAAFMRGDTTLTARMLKPVLLDGETGEVSDTRDLPVYLKALQVSQPLHFGDYGGMPLKIIWALLDVLTIVVLGSGLYLWWVRRRKTQRVAHVSAASSSSSLQPTP, encoded by the coding sequence TTGATCTTTCATCATGAGATCGATGAATGGCTCGGCTATGCGCCTGCCCATGAAGTGCCGCCGCCCGGTGCGGCAAAGCTTGGTTATGAGGCGATCGGGCGCGCTGCGCTGGAAAAATATCCCGGCCAGGTGCTGCTATATCTCGGCACCGACAAGGACGAGCCCGGAATCGTCTTCGCCTTCACCAATCGTGCGGTGGACGGCAAGCCGGACGACACCACCGTGACCTCGTTCGATGCCTATAGCGGCAAGCCGCTCGGCCTCGCCGGCACCGGCCCGATGCTGGTGGTGCTGAAGCTGCACACCGACCTGTATCTCGGCCAGCCCGGCATATTGTTCATGGGGGCGATGGGCTTCCTGTTCATGGTCGCCATCGTCTCCGGCGTGGTGCTGTACTGGCCGTTCACGCGCCGCCTCAGCTTCGCGACCATCCGTTCCGAAAAGACCCGCCGCATCGTCTGGCTGGACTGGCACAATCTGCTGGGCATCGTCACCGTGGTCTGGGCACTGGTGGTCGGCGGCACCGGCGTGCTCAACACGCTGGCGGAAGTGATGCTGAACCAGTGGAAATCCACCGAGCTCGCGGCGATGGTCGCGGCCTCCGCCGGCAAGTCGAAGCCCGACCGTCTGGCTTCGCTCGATGTGGTGGCCGGCAACGCCATGAGTGCCGCCCCGGGCATGGAGATCGGCTTCATCGCTTTTCCCGGCACCCCCTTCACCTCGTCGTATCACTATGCCGCCTTCATGCGCGGCGATACCACGCTGACCGCGCGGATGCTGAAGCCGGTGCTGCTCGACGGCGAAACCGGCGAGGTCTCCGATACCCGTGACCTGCCGGTCTATCTGAAGGCGCTGCAAGTGTCGCAGCCGCTGCATTTCGGCGATTACGGCGGCATGCCGCTGAAGATCATCTGGGCGTTGCTGGACGTGCTGACCATCGTCGTGCTCGGCAGCGGGCTGTATCTGTGGTGGGTGCGGCGCCGCAAGACGCAGCGTGTGGCGCACGTCAGCGCCGCATCGTCGTCGTCGTCGTTGCAGCCGACGCCATGA